A region from the Candidatus Limnocylindrales bacterium genome encodes:
- a CDS encoding helix-turn-helix domain-containing protein produces the protein MVDFTVLVLPGAYATSVAVTLDVLRAASQVAPRVKSARPTWRVLSPAGGGTMLSSGMQVETVAMPAMRAIQKKSRSDFSTWMVPGLGLETPEAISARLSSADTRDAIRALAAHASRGGHVAASCSAVFLLQAAGLLARRRVTTTWWLASELQKREPSCIVDADRMVCADGPVSTAGAAFAQTDLMLHVLREKFGVALADAVARVLLIDARHAQSNFVVPTMLSNGNELVARLVARIETALPNPPRVETLAAELAMSPRTLARQVRQATGRSPMALIQTVRLNRARMLIESSRLSVESVAEQVGYADATALRRMMRRMSGSSPSRYRAAVVRR, from the coding sequence ATGGTCGATTTTACCGTTCTGGTGCTTCCCGGTGCCTATGCGACGAGCGTCGCTGTAACTCTCGACGTCCTTCGCGCTGCATCGCAGGTGGCGCCACGCGTGAAGTCCGCGCGTCCAACCTGGCGTGTCCTCTCGCCGGCGGGAGGAGGCACGATGCTGAGCAGCGGCATGCAGGTCGAGACCGTCGCCATGCCCGCTATGCGCGCTATACAGAAGAAGAGCCGCAGCGACTTCTCCACGTGGATGGTGCCGGGCCTCGGGCTCGAAACCCCTGAAGCAATCTCGGCCCGATTGTCGAGTGCCGACACAAGGGACGCGATCCGCGCTCTCGCGGCGCATGCTTCGCGCGGCGGCCATGTGGCGGCCTCGTGTTCGGCGGTCTTCCTGCTTCAGGCTGCCGGCCTGCTGGCGAGGCGACGCGTAACGACGACGTGGTGGCTGGCATCCGAACTGCAGAAGCGCGAGCCGTCGTGCATCGTCGATGCGGACCGCATGGTCTGCGCCGACGGTCCTGTGAGTACGGCTGGTGCGGCGTTTGCCCAGACGGATCTCATGCTTCACGTGCTGCGCGAGAAGTTCGGAGTCGCCCTTGCCGATGCGGTCGCGCGCGTGCTGCTCATCGACGCGCGCCACGCGCAGTCGAACTTCGTCGTGCCGACGATGCTGTCGAATGGCAATGAGCTGGTCGCCCGGCTCGTGGCGCGTATCGAAACTGCGCTGCCGAATCCGCCACGCGTCGAAACCCTGGCCGCAGAGCTCGCGATGTCACCAAGGACGCTTGCGCGGCAGGTTCGGCAGGCCACAGGCCGCAGCCCGATGGCCCTGATCCAGACTGTGCGACTCAATCGGGCTCGCATGCTGATCGAATCGAGCCGTTTGTCGGTCGAATCGGTGGCTGAGCAGGTCGGTTACGCGGACGCGACGGCGCTGCGCCGGATGATGCGCAGGATGTCCGGCAGCAGCCCGAGCCGCTACCGCGCGGCCGTGGTCCGGCGCTGA
- a CDS encoding dienelactone hydrolase family protein yields MPNRTTTARSLVSVNEDDSLADFVKREIRFENATKVVYVAGSGPAVIVMTEMPGISPHVARFARWVRDADFTVYMPSLFGRDGAVPGAEEGAAVFRRACMSAEFRAFGAGASSRVTQWLRALARLAHEECGGPGVGAIGMCFTGNFALTMMLEPAMLAPVLSQPSLPLDDPAGIEISDEDLNDVAARLRKDDLSVLAFRFEGDAFCRGERFAAYSRALGERFVGRVLPDSAANSDVSPFFAEYVSTPHSVVTQHLIDQAGQPTTAARDEILEFFRKRLVS; encoded by the coding sequence ATGCCGAACAGAACTACGACCGCGAGATCGCTCGTCAGCGTCAACGAAGATGATTCTCTCGCGGACTTCGTGAAACGCGAGATCCGTTTCGAGAACGCGACGAAGGTCGTCTACGTCGCGGGCTCCGGGCCAGCCGTCATCGTGATGACGGAGATGCCAGGAATCAGTCCTCACGTTGCGCGTTTCGCCCGCTGGGTGCGCGATGCCGACTTCACCGTCTACATGCCTTCGCTCTTCGGGCGCGACGGCGCCGTGCCGGGCGCGGAGGAAGGAGCCGCCGTTTTCCGGCGGGCTTGCATGAGTGCCGAGTTCCGTGCTTTTGGCGCCGGGGCATCGAGCCGGGTCACGCAGTGGCTGCGCGCGCTCGCTCGTCTTGCTCATGAGGAATGTGGAGGCCCCGGCGTCGGCGCGATCGGCATGTGTTTCACGGGCAATTTCGCGCTCACGATGATGCTCGAGCCGGCGATGCTTGCGCCGGTGCTGTCACAACCATCGCTTCCGCTGGACGACCCCGCCGGTATCGAGATCTCGGACGAGGATCTGAACGATGTGGCTGCACGTCTCCGGAAGGACGATCTCTCGGTGCTCGCCTTCCGCTTCGAAGGCGACGCGTTCTGCCGCGGCGAGCGCTTCGCCGCATACTCCCGGGCGCTCGGCGAGCGTTTCGTCGGACGAGTCTTGCCGGACAGCGCGGCCAATAGCGACGTGTCGCCATTTTTCGCTGAGTACGTGTCGACTCCGCACAGCGTCGTCACGCAGCATCTCATCGATCAGGCGGGGCAGCCGACCACTGCCGCACGCGACGAAATCCTCGAATTCTTCCGGAAGCGGCTCGTGTCCTGA
- the rpoC gene encoding DNA-directed RNA polymerase subunit beta' — translation MENLLTQLFDKPKDPRCYTAIRIGIASPDTIRSWSHGEVKKPETINYRTFKPERDGLFCAKIFGPTKDYECNCGKYKRMRHRGVVCEKCGVEVIQSKVRRERMGHIELATPIAHIWFVKSLPSRIGTLVDLTLKQLEKVLYYESYIVIDPLDTTLETNQLLGEMEYRAKVAEFGPGSFEAGMGAEAVRKVLANIDIDDVADDLRIALSETSSEAKRKKIIKRLKVAEAFRSSGSHPEWMVLQVIPVIPPDLRPLVPLDGGRFATSDLNDLYRRVINRNNRLKRLIELNAPDIIVRNEKRMLQEAVDALFDNGRRGRPITGANKRPLKSLSDMLKGKTGRFRQNLLGKRVDYSGRSVIVVGPELRLHQCGLPKKMALELFKPFIYGKLEERGLVTTIKSAKKMVETERPEVWDILDEVIREHPVMLNRAPTLHRLGIQAFEPVLIEGKAIQLHPLVCAAFNADFDGDQMAVHVPLSIEAQVEARVLMMSTNNILSPAHGKPIIVPTQDIVLGLYYATRHRPGAMGEQKRFSNFEEVRVAYDQGAVALHAAIKVRHEGKVVDTTVGRVLVYEVVPPDVDFKYVNCVLTKRTLGELVDSTYRQCGNKACVILADRLKDLGYAMATRSGASICIKDMKIPVGKGRLLGEAGDSVREIQKQYEAGFITNGERYNKVVDIWANVTDRIAEEMMSGIATETITVPADVAAGAKETKHEVVSFNPVFMMADSGARGSAQQIRQLAGMRGLMAKPSGEIIETPITANFREGLTVLQYFISTHGARKGLADTALKTANSGYLTRRLVDVAQDCVITTEDCGALDGIDITPLIEGGEIIERLGDRILGRVALEDILDPFSNEVLVAAGKEIDEGLVEIIENAGVERVTIRSVLTCQVRRGVCALCYGRDLARGKLVGMGESIGVIAAQSIGEPGTQLTMRTFHIGGTASRRAERTTLEPRNDGVVRFVSVEFVEDRDGHLVVMNRNAEISIVEVLEEGQQRERERYPLVHGARIRKRDGERVKAGELIAEWDPFMTPIITDVGGSAHFEDIVDSETMEERVDPNTGLATKVITASKAAKDRRPTIIIRDAEGRPMLRPRGNEARYSLPEGAYLNAEEGTQVMPGDVIAKIPRETTKTKDITGGLPRVAELFEARRPKEIAAISDIDGVVSFGKDTKGKRKIVVSPDAGDPREFLIGKGKHILVQEGDYIRAGQQLHAGSSNPHDILTVKGEKELAAYMVDEVQEIYRLQGVRINDKHIEVIVRQMLRRVRVKDPGDSTMLVGDQIEKGRFEDLNNGLLEEGKRPVIAEPMLLGITKASLATESFISAASFQETTKVLTEAAVYGWTDHLRGLKENVIMGRLIPAGTGLVGYLGVDIDVPGVGEQAEDDLTQALRL, via the coding sequence ATGGAGAACCTGCTTACGCAGCTGTTCGACAAGCCCAAGGATCCGCGCTGCTACACCGCCATTCGTATCGGGATCGCCTCTCCCGACACGATCCGTTCGTGGTCGCACGGTGAAGTGAAGAAACCCGAGACGATCAACTACAGGACGTTCAAGCCGGAGCGCGATGGCCTGTTCTGCGCAAAGATCTTCGGACCGACCAAGGACTACGAGTGCAACTGCGGCAAGTACAAGCGCATGCGGCACCGTGGCGTGGTCTGCGAGAAGTGCGGCGTCGAAGTCATCCAGAGCAAGGTGCGCCGTGAGCGCATGGGCCACATCGAGCTCGCGACGCCGATCGCGCACATCTGGTTCGTCAAGAGCCTGCCGAGCCGCATCGGCACGCTCGTCGACCTGACGCTGAAGCAGCTCGAGAAGGTTCTCTACTACGAGAGCTACATCGTCATCGATCCGCTCGATACGACGCTCGAGACCAACCAGCTCCTCGGCGAGATGGAATACCGCGCCAAGGTCGCCGAGTTCGGCCCCGGCAGCTTCGAAGCCGGCATGGGCGCCGAAGCCGTGCGCAAGGTGCTCGCGAACATCGACATCGACGACGTCGCCGACGACCTGCGCATCGCGCTGTCGGAGACGTCGAGCGAAGCCAAGCGCAAGAAGATCATCAAGCGCCTGAAGGTTGCCGAAGCGTTCCGCTCGTCGGGCTCGCATCCGGAGTGGATGGTGCTGCAGGTCATCCCGGTGATTCCGCCGGACCTGCGCCCGCTCGTGCCGCTCGACGGCGGCCGCTTTGCGACGTCGGACCTGAACGACCTCTACCGCCGCGTGATCAACCGCAACAACCGCTTGAAGCGCCTGATCGAGCTCAACGCGCCCGACATCATCGTGCGCAACGAGAAGCGCATGCTGCAGGAGGCCGTCGACGCCCTGTTCGACAACGGCCGCCGCGGCCGTCCGATCACGGGTGCCAACAAGCGGCCGCTGAAATCGCTGTCGGACATGCTCAAGGGCAAGACCGGCCGCTTCCGCCAGAACCTGCTCGGAAAGCGCGTCGATTACTCGGGCCGTTCGGTGATCGTCGTCGGTCCGGAGCTGCGCCTTCACCAGTGCGGGCTCCCGAAGAAGATGGCGCTCGAGCTGTTCAAGCCGTTCATCTACGGCAAGCTCGAAGAGCGCGGCCTCGTCACGACCATCAAGAGCGCAAAGAAGATGGTCGAGACCGAGCGTCCCGAAGTCTGGGACATTCTCGACGAGGTCATCCGCGAGCATCCGGTGATGCTCAACCGCGCACCGACCCTGCACCGTCTCGGCATCCAGGCGTTCGAGCCGGTGCTGATCGAGGGCAAGGCCATCCAGCTGCATCCGCTCGTCTGCGCGGCGTTCAACGCCGACTTCGACGGTGACCAGATGGCCGTGCACGTTCCGCTGTCGATCGAAGCCCAGGTCGAAGCGCGCGTGCTCATGATGTCGACCAACAACATCCTGTCGCCGGCGCACGGAAAGCCGATCATCGTGCCGACCCAGGACATCGTGCTCGGGCTCTACTACGCCACGCGCCACCGTCCCGGCGCGATGGGCGAGCAGAAGCGGTTCTCGAACTTCGAGGAAGTCCGCGTCGCCTATGACCAGGGCGCCGTTGCGCTGCACGCCGCGATCAAGGTCCGCCACGAAGGCAAGGTCGTCGATACTACCGTCGGACGCGTGCTCGTGTACGAGGTCGTGCCGCCGGACGTCGACTTCAAGTACGTCAACTGCGTGCTCACCAAGCGTACGCTCGGCGAGCTCGTCGACAGCACGTACCGCCAATGCGGCAACAAGGCGTGCGTTATCCTGGCCGATCGCCTGAAGGATCTCGGCTATGCGATGGCCACGCGCTCGGGCGCATCCATCTGCATCAAGGACATGAAGATCCCGGTCGGCAAGGGCCGCCTGCTCGGCGAGGCCGGCGACTCGGTTCGCGAGATCCAGAAGCAGTACGAAGCCGGCTTCATCACCAACGGCGAGCGCTACAACAAGGTCGTCGACATCTGGGCGAACGTGACCGACCGCATCGCCGAAGAGATGATGAGCGGCATCGCGACCGAGACCATCACGGTCCCGGCCGACGTGGCCGCCGGTGCCAAGGAAACCAAGCACGAAGTCGTCAGCTTCAATCCGGTGTTCATGATGGCCGACTCCGGTGCGCGCGGCAGCGCGCAGCAGATCCGCCAGCTTGCCGGCATGCGAGGCCTGATGGCCAAGCCGTCGGGCGAGATCATCGAGACGCCGATCACGGCGAACTTCCGTGAAGGCCTGACCGTGCTGCAGTACTTCATCTCGACGCACGGCGCACGAAAGGGTCTTGCCGATACGGCACTGAAGACCGCGAACTCGGGTTACCTGACCCGCCGCCTCGTCGACGTCGCACAGGACTGCGTGATCACCACGGAGGACTGCGGCGCGCTCGACGGCATCGACATCACGCCGCTGATCGAAGGCGGCGAGATCATCGAGCGCCTCGGCGACCGTATTCTCGGACGCGTTGCGCTCGAGGACATTCTCGATCCGTTCTCGAACGAAGTGCTCGTCGCGGCCGGAAAGGAAATCGACGAGGGGCTCGTCGAGATCATCGAGAACGCCGGTGTCGAGCGCGTGACCATCCGCTCGGTGCTGACCTGCCAGGTCCGCCGCGGCGTCTGCGCGCTGTGCTACGGACGCGACCTCGCGCGCGGCAAGCTCGTCGGCATGGGCGAATCGATCGGCGTCATCGCGGCGCAGTCGATCGGCGAGCCGGGAACGCAGCTGACGATGCGTACGTTCCACATCGGTGGTACGGCCAGCCGCCGCGCCGAGCGCACCACGCTCGAGCCGCGCAACGACGGTGTCGTGCGCTTCGTGTCGGTCGAGTTCGTCGAAGACCGTGACGGCCACCTCGTCGTCATGAACCGCAACGCCGAGATCTCGATCGTCGAAGTGCTCGAGGAAGGCCAGCAGCGCGAGCGCGAGCGGTATCCGCTCGTGCACGGTGCGCGTATCCGCAAGCGCGACGGCGAGCGCGTCAAGGCCGGCGAGCTGATCGCCGAGTGGGACCCGTTCATGACGCCGATCATCACCGACGTCGGCGGCAGCGCGCACTTCGAGGACATCGTCGACAGCGAGACGATGGAAGAGCGCGTCGATCCGAACACGGGTCTGGCGACCAAAGTCATCACGGCTTCGAAGGCCGCGAAGGACCGCCGCCCGACGATCATCATCCGCGACGCCGAAGGGCGGCCGATGCTGCGTCCGCGCGGCAACGAAGCGCGTTACTCGCTGCCCGAAGGCGCCTACCTCAACGCCGAGGAAGGCACGCAGGTCATGCCGGGTGACGTCATCGCGAAGATTCCGCGAGAGACGACCAAGACCAAGGACATCACCGGCGGTCTGCCGCGTGTGGCCGAGCTTTTCGAGGCACGGCGCCCGAAAGAGATTGCGGCCATCAGCGACATCGACGGCGTCGTCTCGTTCGGCAAGGACACCAAGGGCAAGAGGAAGATCGTGGTTTCGCCCGATGCCGGCGATCCGCGCGAGTTCCTGATCGGCAAGGGCAAGCACATCCTCGTGCAGGAAGGCGACTACATCCGCGCGGGGCAGCAGCTCCACGCCGGGTCGTCGAACCCGCACGACATTCTCACCGTCAAGGGCGAGAAGGAGCTTGCGGCCTACATGGTCGACGAGGTGCAGGAGATCTACCGTCTCCAGGGCGTGCGCATCAACGACAAGCACATCGAGGTGATCGTTCGCCAGATGCTGCGTCGCGTACGCGTCAAGGATCCGGGCGATTCGACCATGCTGGTCGGCGACCAGATCGAGAAGGGCCGCTTCGAGGACCTCAACAACGGTCTGCTCGAAGAGGGCAAGCGCCCGGTCATCGCCGAGCCGATGCTGCTCGGCATCACGAAGGCGAGCCTCGCGACGGAAAGCTTCATCTCGGCCGCATCCTTCCAGGAGACGACCAAGGTGCTGACCGAAGCGGCGGTGTACGGGTGGACCGATCACCTGCGCGGGCTGAAAGAGAACGTCATCATGGGCCGGCTCATTCCGGCCGGCACGGGTCTGGTCGGTTATCTCGGCGTCGACATCGACGTGCCGGGTGTCGGCGAGCAGGCCGAGGACGATCTGACGCAGGCGCTCAGGCTCTGA